The Phyllostomus discolor isolate MPI-MPIP mPhyDis1 chromosome 4, mPhyDis1.pri.v3, whole genome shotgun sequence genome window below encodes:
- the OARD1 gene encoding ADP-ribose glycohydrolase OARD1, which produces MAGSPSEDGEGSRITYVKGDLFACPKTDSLAHCISEDCRMGAGIAVLFKKKFGGLQELLNQQKKSGEVAVLERDGRYIYYLITKKRASHKPTYENLQKSLEAMKSHCLKNGVTDLSMPRIGCGLDRLKWENVSAIIEEVFDATDIRITVYTL; this is translated from the exons ATGGCCGGCAGCCCTAGTGAAGATGGAGAAGGAAGCAGA ATCACTTATGTGAAAGGAGACCTTTTTGCATGCCCCAAAACAGACTCTCTGGCCCACTGTATCAGTGAGGATTGTCGAATGGGCGCTGGGATAGCTGTACTCTTTAAGAAGAAATTTGGAGGGCTGCAGGAACTGTTAAATCAAC aaaagaaatCTGGAGAAGTGGCTGTTCTGGAGAGAGATGGGCGATATATATATTACTTG ATTACAAAGAAAAGGGCTTCACACAAGCCAACTTATGAAAACTTACAGAAGAGTTTAGAGGCCATGAAGTCCCATTGTCTGAAGAATGGAGTCACGGATCTCTCCATGCCCAG gATTGGGTGTGGTCTTGATCGTCTGAAATGGGAAAACGTATCTGCAATAATTGAAGAAGTGTTTGACGCAACAGACATCAGAATCACTGTGTATACACTCTGA